The Caulifigura coniformis genome includes a region encoding these proteins:
- a CDS encoding PAS domain-containing hybrid sensor histidine kinase/response regulator: MPSQDVAGAASNNETARLRAEVASLRLKLAETTERLEVAESTVHAIRAGEVDAVVVQDQDHSRVFTLAAPEKFYLQLAQELANVGTWDLDFQTGQITLSAGQKQFFGLDESGPASMDDLWPRIAEEDRERIQQKFEEARNSGSLHFYQEFRVVGVDDSVRWLAAKGTVINGPHGERVRLVGINIDITERKAIEQALFESEKAFRELADSMPQIVWMARPDGSVEYFNRRWYEFTGEPDAVASRELRLGVVHPDDRARAQAAWDTAVRTEAPLQVEYRFRESTTGRYRWHLGRALPIRDEAGRVRRWFGTATDIHDQKILQDTLREADHRKDQFLAMLAHELRNPLSPLMIAADLIAAESSISPHIREMAEVMARQTTQLKRLIDDLLDVSRITTGRLELRRDRVDLREAIDAALDVSRPLIDSSGHTLNVWYPPEPVFIEGDKVRLTQVVGNLLINAAKYTPAAGQIDLTVVTENSRVVITVADNGIGIPKAMLSHVFDLFTQVDSSTTRSQSGLGIGLTLVRTLVEMHGGEVSAQSEGHGSGSRFVVSLPAMDAAGGQLRSGPSAEGKATSRRRVLIIDDNQSASYLLGKLLSKLEQDVRVEQSATQALQCLDEFRPDIVISDIAMPDVSGHELARRIRNTSLVRQPILVALTGYGQEDDRQASMAAGFDMHITKPIDIATLKAILQTH; the protein is encoded by the coding sequence ATGCCGTCGCAGGACGTTGCCGGGGCCGCTTCCAATAATGAGACGGCTCGACTGCGCGCCGAGGTGGCATCGCTCAGGCTGAAGCTTGCCGAAACGACCGAGCGGCTCGAGGTCGCGGAGTCGACGGTGCACGCGATCCGTGCCGGAGAAGTCGACGCCGTCGTCGTCCAGGACCAGGACCATTCCCGCGTCTTCACGCTGGCAGCCCCCGAGAAGTTCTATCTGCAGCTGGCCCAGGAATTGGCGAACGTCGGCACCTGGGATCTCGACTTTCAGACCGGCCAGATCACGCTGTCGGCCGGGCAGAAGCAGTTTTTCGGTCTCGACGAATCCGGCCCCGCGTCCATGGACGACCTCTGGCCGCGAATCGCCGAAGAGGATCGTGAGCGAATCCAGCAGAAGTTTGAAGAAGCGCGGAACTCGGGCTCACTCCACTTCTACCAGGAGTTTCGAGTCGTTGGAGTCGACGATTCGGTCCGCTGGCTGGCGGCCAAGGGGACCGTGATCAACGGGCCGCACGGCGAGCGGGTCCGTTTGGTCGGCATCAACATCGACATCACCGAGCGAAAGGCGATTGAACAGGCGCTGTTCGAAAGCGAAAAGGCGTTCCGCGAACTGGCGGATTCGATGCCTCAGATCGTCTGGATGGCCCGGCCTGATGGAAGCGTCGAGTACTTCAACCGCCGCTGGTACGAGTTCACTGGCGAGCCCGACGCCGTCGCCTCCCGTGAACTCCGGCTGGGCGTGGTCCATCCTGACGATCGCGCGCGGGCGCAGGCCGCCTGGGACACGGCCGTTCGCACCGAAGCCCCGCTTCAGGTCGAATATCGCTTTCGTGAATCGACGACGGGCCGCTATCGCTGGCATCTCGGACGGGCGCTTCCGATCCGCGACGAGGCAGGCCGCGTCCGGCGATGGTTCGGAACGGCCACAGACATTCACGACCAGAAAATCCTCCAGGACACGCTGCGCGAGGCCGACCATCGCAAGGACCAGTTCCTCGCCATGCTCGCGCATGAGCTGCGCAATCCACTCTCGCCGCTGATGATTGCCGCGGACCTGATCGCGGCCGAGAGCTCGATCTCGCCTCACATCCGTGAGATGGCTGAGGTCATGGCGCGGCAGACGACCCAGCTCAAACGGCTGATCGACGACCTGCTGGACGTTTCCCGGATCACCACCGGCCGACTCGAGCTCCGACGCGATCGGGTCGACCTCCGAGAAGCGATCGACGCGGCCCTGGATGTCAGCCGTCCACTGATCGATTCTTCCGGACACACCCTGAACGTCTGGTATCCCCCGGAGCCGGTGTTCATCGAAGGCGACAAGGTGCGGCTGACTCAGGTGGTCGGCAACCTGCTGATCAACGCAGCCAAGTACACTCCTGCGGCCGGCCAGATCGATCTGACCGTCGTGACGGAGAACTCCCGGGTGGTGATCACCGTTGCGGACAATGGAATCGGCATTCCCAAAGCGATGCTGTCTCATGTGTTCGACCTCTTCACGCAGGTCGACAGCTCGACGACTCGGTCGCAGAGCGGCCTCGGCATCGGCCTGACGCTCGTCCGCACGCTGGTCGAGATGCATGGCGGCGAAGTCTCGGCGCAGAGCGAAGGGCATGGGTCCGGCAGCCGCTTCGTCGTGAGTCTACCCGCGATGGACGCGGCTGGAGGTCAGCTGCGGTCCGGCCCGAGCGCTGAGGGGAAGGCCACTTCCCGCCGCCGGGTCCTCATCATCGACGACAACCAGTCGGCCTCGTACCTCCTGGGCAAGCTGCTCTCCAAGCTGGAACAGGATGTCCGCGTCGAGCAATCCGCGACCCAGGCGCTGCAGTGCCTGGACGAGTTCCGCCCTGACATCGTCATCTCGGACATCGCAATGCCGGACGTCTCCGGGCACGAGTTGGCGCGGCGGATCCGAAACACGTCACTGGTGAGGCAACCGATCCTCGTCGCGCTGACCGGCTACGGCCAGGAGGACGACCGCCAGGCCAGCATGGCGGCAGGCTTCGACATGCACATCACCAAGCCAATCGATATCGCGACTCTGAAGGCGATCCTGCAGACGCATTGA
- a CDS encoding DUF6384 family protein — translation MDTTPTNLPLAEMLRIMDVARTLRQEREIAREQFNREEARALLRERLKASTEITGSHVTEEEIDAAIESYFNNLHTFHDPPWGVQVFLANLYVRRVQVLIIGIITLVLITGLWLLAGRES, via the coding sequence GTGGACACCACCCCGACGAATCTTCCGCTTGCAGAAATGCTGCGCATCATGGACGTAGCGCGCACGCTGCGCCAGGAACGGGAGATCGCGCGTGAGCAGTTCAACCGCGAGGAAGCGCGGGCCCTGCTTCGTGAGCGGCTGAAAGCGTCGACCGAGATCACCGGCAGCCACGTCACCGAGGAAGAGATCGACGCAGCCATCGAGTCGTACTTCAACAACCTGCACACCTTTCACGATCCACCGTGGGGAGTGCAGGTGTTTCTCGCCAACCTGTATGTGAGACGAGTCCAGGTGCTAATCATCGGAATCATCACCCTCGTGCTGATCACAGGCCTGTGGCTCCTTGCAGGACGGGAATCATGA
- a CDS encoding thioredoxin domain-containing protein: MKLFVCIGLCLAACMGCDGDQRSRIFERDPILDAPPIPDEVLERVLADPEAVPRRESTGTTIEQAIGTLGERLGIALSEAATEAPAAEASRDQVRVVLVTADWCTWCKPAKDKAIPWLTSMGYKVEIVDVTRQAPDGLSFVMPRSLPAWVFFRNGREVYRQEGGSLPEHLAAAVKKVPPVVSPPAVSAWFGPTLRVADALPLVAGVSLKLGSAATVSVPANLKWTVSQKPGSVVLSFDPAPQVTVHKVLNWRVRLEGIEITPTSVSLQIDNLPDVTVKLDWSFPTRSSGTDIDAADDLHRAAAPLRPRPDRPVLRFIGRSVLFAYRVCTVASFLLVVV, from the coding sequence ATGAAACTGTTCGTCTGCATTGGACTCTGCCTGGCGGCGTGCATGGGATGCGACGGCGATCAGCGCAGTCGCATCTTTGAGCGCGATCCGATCCTCGATGCGCCGCCGATTCCTGACGAAGTCCTGGAGCGCGTGCTCGCCGATCCAGAAGCGGTGCCGCGACGCGAGTCGACGGGCACAACGATTGAGCAGGCCATCGGAACGCTCGGCGAGAGACTCGGGATCGCTCTCTCAGAGGCCGCGACAGAGGCGCCGGCAGCCGAAGCATCTCGGGATCAGGTGAGGGTGGTGCTGGTCACGGCCGACTGGTGCACCTGGTGCAAGCCGGCGAAGGACAAAGCGATCCCCTGGCTGACATCGATGGGGTACAAGGTCGAGATTGTCGACGTGACGCGGCAAGCTCCGGACGGTCTCTCCTTTGTGATGCCCCGTTCGCTGCCGGCCTGGGTGTTCTTTCGAAACGGACGCGAGGTCTACCGACAGGAGGGAGGCTCCCTCCCCGAGCACCTGGCCGCGGCGGTCAAAAAAGTTCCACCAGTCGTCAGCCCCCCAGCGGTCAGCGCCTGGTTCGGCCCGACGCTCCGAGTCGCCGACGCCCTGCCGCTCGTGGCCGGGGTGTCGCTGAAGCTCGGCAGCGCGGCCACGGTCTCCGTGCCGGCCAACCTGAAATGGACCGTCTCGCAGAAGCCCGGATCCGTGGTGTTGTCGTTCGATCCAGCCCCGCAGGTCACCGTTCACAAGGTCCTGAACTGGCGGGTGCGTCTGGAGGGAATCGAGATCACGCCGACGTCAGTCTCGCTGCAGATCGACAACCTGCCCGATGTCACGGTGAAGTTGGACTGGAGCTTCCCGACGCGCAGTTCTGGAACGGACATCGACGCGGCCGATGACCTGCATCGCGCTGCGGCGCCGCTCCGTCCCCGGCCCGACCGGCCAGTCCTGAGATTCATCGGTCGTTCCGTACTGTTTGCGTACCGGGTCTGCACCGTCGCGTCGTTCCTGCTGGTCGT